One genomic segment of Amycolatopsis sp. Hca4 includes these proteins:
- a CDS encoding choline/carnitine O-acyltransferase produces MTVSSPEWSTRTFGNEDRLPRVPVPTLEDSRRRFLEWCAPLLTPEELAETEAALAEFVAGPGPELQARLEEYDRSPGVRSWLDTFWPYRYLGRRDRIALNANFFFLFQDSPLGQVERAAELTAAAVDYKLKLDDELVPPVLLRGTPQSMVQHKYLFSATRIPGPLLDTARTRFPSPERHIVVFSKGTPLRMDVIDGDGRPYSPAQIAEGLRAILKDDHVTDVPAGPFTTKARAEWAASRAALIEAGNAAALETIETALFCLCLDDSTPSDAQEACDRLLYGQNRWYDKAVSLVVFEDGTAGINVEHCELDGTTILGFTDALLSGAREARESASGVPGHEVVEFTLTDALREDARAAAADFKAYADATATQTVSFDFGANRAKELGMSPDAFAQMSYQLAHRRAKGLTGATYESIATRQFQNGRTEAMRVVTPEVVRFADVMTSDASRDEKRAAFRAAAAKHVARAKECQAGDAPEQHLWELQLIGKRRGDTPDLALFSSPGWLKTRNDYLSTSSAPSVNIRYFGFGSTSPQCIGIAYVLLPDRWNIYLSTPKHVSAEMYRFADELAVAVRELQELLAE; encoded by the coding sequence ATGACCGTGAGCAGTCCGGAATGGTCCACCCGCACCTTCGGCAACGAGGACCGCCTTCCCCGCGTCCCCGTCCCCACGCTGGAGGACAGCCGCCGCCGCTTCCTCGAATGGTGCGCCCCGCTGCTGACGCCGGAGGAGCTGGCGGAGACCGAAGCGGCGCTGGCCGAGTTCGTGGCGGGCCCGGGCCCGGAGCTGCAGGCGCGGCTCGAGGAGTACGACCGCTCGCCGGGCGTGCGCAGCTGGCTCGACACGTTCTGGCCGTACCGCTACCTCGGCCGCCGCGACCGGATCGCGCTCAACGCCAACTTCTTCTTCCTGTTCCAGGACTCCCCGCTCGGCCAGGTGGAGCGCGCGGCCGAGCTGACCGCGGCCGCCGTGGACTACAAGCTGAAGCTCGACGACGAACTCGTGCCGCCGGTGCTCCTGCGCGGCACGCCGCAGTCGATGGTGCAGCACAAGTACCTCTTCTCGGCCACGCGGATCCCGGGCCCGCTGCTGGACACCGCGCGCACGCGGTTCCCGTCGCCCGAGCGGCACATCGTCGTGTTCTCGAAGGGCACGCCGTTGCGCATGGACGTCATCGACGGAGACGGGCGTCCGTACTCGCCCGCGCAGATCGCCGAGGGGCTGCGCGCGATCCTCAAGGACGACCACGTCACCGACGTCCCGGCCGGGCCCTTCACGACGAAGGCGCGCGCGGAGTGGGCGGCTTCGCGGGCCGCGCTGATCGAAGCGGGCAACGCCGCCGCGCTGGAGACCATCGAGACCGCGCTGTTCTGCCTGTGCCTGGACGACTCCACGCCGTCGGACGCCCAAGAAGCCTGCGACCGGCTGCTGTACGGCCAGAACCGCTGGTACGACAAGGCGGTCTCGCTGGTCGTGTTCGAGGACGGCACCGCGGGGATCAACGTCGAGCACTGCGAACTCGACGGCACCACGATCCTCGGCTTCACCGACGCGCTGCTGAGCGGCGCACGCGAAGCGCGTGAGTCCGCTTCGGGCGTTCCGGGCCACGAAGTCGTCGAGTTCACGCTGACCGACGCACTCCGCGAAGACGCGCGCGCCGCCGCGGCGGACTTCAAGGCGTACGCGGACGCGACGGCAACGCAGACCGTGTCGTTCGACTTCGGCGCGAACCGGGCGAAGGAGCTGGGGATGTCCCCGGACGCCTTCGCGCAGATGTCGTACCAGCTGGCGCACCGCCGCGCGAAGGGCCTGACGGGAGCGACGTACGAGTCGATCGCGACCCGGCAGTTCCAGAACGGCCGGACCGAGGCCATGCGGGTGGTCACGCCGGAGGTCGTGCGCTTCGCCGACGTCATGACTTCGGACGCTTCGCGCGACGAGAAGCGAGCGGCGTTCCGCGCGGCGGCGGCGAAGCACGTGGCGCGGGCGAAGGAGTGCCAGGCCGGGGACGCGCCGGAGCAGCACCTGTGGGAGCTGCAGCTGATCGGCAAGCGCCGCGGGGACACCCCGGACCTGGCGCTGTTCTCCTCGCCGGGCTGGCTGAAGACGCGCAACGACTACCTGAGCACCAGCTCGGCGCCGTCGGTCAACATCCGGTACTTCGGGTTCGGGTCGACCAGCCCGCAGTGCATCGGCATCGCGTACGTGCTGCTGCCGGACCGCTGGAACATCTACCTGAGCACGCCGAAGCACGTCTCGGCGGAGATGTACCGCTTCGCCGACGAACTCGCTGTCGCGGTGCGAGAGCTGCAGGAGCTACTGGCCGAGTAG
- a CDS encoding class I SAM-dependent methyltransferase has product MPFDSTGKISFDHIYTAPDPRPFFGTLKRVGYGIPQLAKPYFAKLVAEHPAGRPTVLDVGCSYGVNAALQRCEATMDDLYAHYTDPAVRALDHAGLVEVDRKRIRTGNPRFYGLDSSAPALEYALSAGFLDEAIHADLERDDPDSTQQKLLDDVDVVVSTGCVGYVTEKTLSRVARGARPWMAHFVLRMFSYEPIAESLAGLGYDTARVGGVFRQRQFASGEEQTQILDTLSAAGVDPTGLESDGWLYAQLYVSRPDGSAADLAAALADSDEEG; this is encoded by the coding sequence GTGCCCTTCGACTCGACCGGCAAGATCTCGTTCGACCACATCTACACCGCGCCCGACCCCCGCCCGTTCTTCGGCACGCTCAAGCGAGTCGGCTACGGAATCCCGCAGCTGGCGAAGCCGTACTTCGCGAAGCTGGTCGCCGAGCACCCCGCCGGGCGGCCGACCGTGCTCGACGTCGGCTGCTCCTACGGCGTCAACGCGGCCCTGCAGCGCTGCGAAGCGACGATGGACGACCTCTACGCCCACTACACCGACCCGGCCGTGCGCGCGCTGGACCACGCCGGGCTGGTCGAAGTGGACCGCAAGCGCATCCGCACCGGCAACCCCCGGTTCTACGGCCTCGACAGCTCGGCTCCGGCGCTCGAATACGCGCTGTCCGCCGGTTTCCTCGACGAGGCGATCCACGCCGACCTCGAGCGCGACGACCCGGACAGCACCCAGCAGAAGCTGCTGGACGACGTCGACGTCGTCGTCTCGACCGGCTGCGTCGGGTACGTCACCGAGAAGACGCTCTCCCGGGTCGCCCGCGGCGCGCGGCCGTGGATGGCGCACTTCGTGCTGCGGATGTTCTCCTACGAGCCGATCGCCGAGAGCCTGGCCGGGCTGGGGTACGACACCGCCCGCGTCGGCGGCGTCTTCCGGCAGCGGCAGTTCGCCTCCGGCGAGGAGCAGACGCAGATCCTGGACACGCTGAGCGCGGCCGGGGTCGACCCCACCGGACTGGAGTCCGACGGGTGGCTCTACGCGCAGCTGTATGTTTCCCGTCCTGATGGCTCGGCCGCGGACCTCGCGGCCGCCCTCGCCGACTCCGACGAAGAAGGATGA
- a CDS encoding arpA protein: MSTSVAPLEMVDTDRYPLTDPDSPAWRETVGRTRAELADAGCSVLADFIRPELHDVLRAECAALEPHAYTKIEQVNAYNTAVGEPLPEDHPGRTIMERGNAFVARDRIPASSIISRLYTSPVFQRFVADCFGLPELHELADPLSGLTLNVIAPGRAHPWHFDTNTHTVSMLTQAADDGGIFEYCPNIRSAADENFPAVRSVLAGDTRPVRRLDLRPGDLQLFKGRFALHRVSTVAGAIARHSAIFAYSERPGVIGSAERTRQLFGRVLPAHLAERTARGDELLD; encoded by the coding sequence ATGAGCACCTCCGTAGCGCCACTGGAAATGGTCGACACCGACCGCTACCCGCTCACCGATCCGGACAGCCCGGCCTGGCGGGAGACGGTCGGCCGCACCCGCGCCGAGCTGGCCGACGCCGGCTGCAGCGTCCTCGCCGACTTCATCCGCCCCGAGCTGCACGACGTCCTGCGCGCGGAGTGCGCCGCGCTCGAACCGCACGCGTACACGAAGATCGAGCAGGTCAACGCCTACAACACCGCGGTCGGCGAGCCACTGCCCGAAGACCACCCCGGCCGGACGATCATGGAACGCGGCAACGCCTTCGTCGCGCGCGACCGCATCCCGGCGTCCTCGATCATCAGCCGGCTCTACACCAGCCCGGTGTTCCAGCGGTTCGTCGCCGACTGCTTCGGGCTGCCGGAGCTGCACGAGCTCGCCGACCCGCTGTCGGGCCTGACGCTCAACGTGATCGCCCCGGGCCGCGCGCACCCGTGGCACTTCGACACGAACACCCACACCGTCAGCATGCTGACGCAGGCCGCGGACGACGGCGGGATCTTCGAGTACTGCCCGAACATCCGCTCCGCCGCCGACGAGAACTTCCCGGCGGTGCGCTCGGTGCTGGCCGGTGACACCCGGCCGGTCCGGCGGCTGGACCTGCGGCCCGGTGACCTGCAGCTGTTCAAAGGACGCTTCGCGCTGCACCGGGTGAGTACCGTGGCGGGCGCGATCGCGCGGCACTCGGCGATCTTCGCCTACAGCGAGCGGCCGGGCGTCATCGGCAGCGCGGAGCGGACCCGGCAGCTGTTCGGCCGCGTCCTGCCCGCCCACCTCGCGGAGCGGACCGCCCGCGGCGACGAACTGCTCGACTAG
- a CDS encoding DUF4232 domain-containing protein, which translates to MLLAGCGTTPPPPAPTPTPPPSPTYGPPPPTGLSLSAGPVEAGLGHRASVLTLTNRDTVPRKVTGYPDLKILAADGSPLDVEVRHETSYFAPDPGPQDLTLQPGEKALSVLAWSATVTSGDKHTGAAIAVVPIPGEPVQKQPLETDLGTTGTVELSAWASRIGN; encoded by the coding sequence GTGCTTCTCGCGGGTTGCGGCACGACACCGCCACCACCCGCCCCGACACCGACGCCGCCACCGAGCCCGACGTACGGGCCGCCGCCGCCCACCGGTCTGTCGCTTTCGGCCGGTCCGGTGGAAGCCGGGCTCGGGCACCGCGCGAGCGTCCTGACGCTGACCAACCGGGACACCGTGCCGCGCAAGGTCACCGGCTACCCGGACCTGAAGATCCTCGCGGCCGACGGCAGCCCGCTCGACGTCGAGGTGCGGCACGAGACGTCCTACTTCGCCCCGGACCCCGGCCCGCAGGACCTCACGCTCCAGCCGGGTGAGAAGGCGCTGTCGGTGCTCGCCTGGTCGGCCACCGTCACCAGCGGTGACAAGCACACCGGCGCCGCGATCGCCGTGGTCCCGATCCCCGGGGAGCCGGTGCAGAAGCAGCCGCTGGAGACCGATCTCGGCACCACCGGCACCGTCGAGCTGAGCGCCTGGGCGAGCCGGATCGGCAACTGA